A portion of the Campylobacter concisus ATCC 51562 genome contains these proteins:
- the rfaQ gene encoding putative lipopolysaccharide heptosyltransferase III: MKILVIKFRNIGDVLLTTPLIENLHHYYPDATIDFALNKGTEAMIEGNPYINKIHIYDRQSANSGFFKKLITEIKFIKAIKKEKYDMAVQTTTGDRGIIISKYAKIKKIVGFLGKNQSINKLLNVKAKYYENFSHTIDHNLNALRALGFEPINKKVSVFSDESVEHLNLPKCFVHMHLTSRWMFKCANDESMAELIDYCKNELGVKVVLTSDNKENELEKLASVLKICKSKPINLGGKLNLKQTIALSKHSSLFIGVDTAIMHIAAANDVPVIAFFGPSNAFEWGPWDNSLMENGYTAQNGIQSMGKHTVYQKDWDFVPCDKEGIVKHGVEKTLMDFSDEMPKIKAKIKEILG, from the coding sequence ATGAAAATACTTGTAATTAAATTTAGAAATATCGGCGACGTACTTTTAACCACGCCGCTCATTGAAAATTTGCACCACTACTACCCAGACGCAACCATCGACTTTGCCCTAAACAAAGGCACAGAAGCGATGATAGAAGGAAATCCTTACATAAACAAAATCCACATTTACGATAGACAAAGTGCAAATTCTGGCTTTTTTAAAAAACTAATTACTGAAATAAAATTTATAAAAGCCATCAAAAAAGAAAAATACGATATGGCTGTGCAAACAACCACGGGAGATCGCGGCATCATCATCTCAAAATATGCAAAGATCAAAAAAATAGTAGGCTTTCTTGGCAAAAATCAATCAATAAATAAACTTCTAAACGTTAAGGCGAAATACTACGAAAATTTTTCACATACGATCGATCATAATCTAAACGCTTTAAGGGCTTTGGGGTTTGAACCAATAAATAAAAAGGTGAGCGTATTTTCAGACGAAAGCGTAGAGCATCTAAATTTACCAAAATGCTTTGTACATATGCATCTAACAAGCCGCTGGATGTTTAAATGCGCAAATGATGAGAGCATGGCAGAGCTCATAGACTACTGCAAAAATGAGCTTGGTGTAAAGGTCGTGCTAACAAGTGATAATAAAGAAAATGAGCTAGAAAAGCTAGCAAGCGTGCTAAAAATTTGCAAGAGTAAGCCTATAAATTTAGGTGGCAAGCTAAATTTGAAACAAACGATCGCCCTATCAAAGCATTCAAGCCTTTTTATCGGCGTCGATACTGCTATCATGCATATAGCCGCAGCAAACGACGTACCTGTGATCGCCTTTTTTGGCCCAAGTAACGCTTTTGAGTGGGGACCGTGGGACAACTCGCTCATGGAAAATGGCTACACGGCCCAAAATGGTATACAAAGCATGGGCAAACACACTGTTTATCAAAAAGACTGGGACTTTGTGCCTTGCGACAAAGAAGGCATAGTAAAGCATGGTGTAGAAAAAACGTTGATGGATTTTAGCGACGAAATGCCAAAGATAAAAGCCAAAATAAAAGAAATTTTAGGATAG
- a CDS encoding glycosyltransferase family 2 protein yields the protein MLSVVILTFNSQKHLQEVLESTNFADEVIVVDSGSKDSTRQICDGFINVRFHEQTWLGFGAQKQKGVDLAKNEWIFVLDSDEVITNELQDEIISTLKEPKFMAYNVARLNFFFGKAIKNMGLYPDYTVRLFNKNFAGFDGRAVHEKVILNDDSQKLGALKNHFLHYAYESIEQFIAKQNRYSSMGAKKNLFKALTSPAWTFFKLYVLKGGFKEGFAGYVIARLYAQYTFWKYIK from the coding sequence TCTGCAAGAAGTGCTAGAAAGTACAAATTTTGCTGATGAGGTCATCGTGGTTGATAGCGGCTCAAAAGATAGCACAAGGCAAATTTGTGATGGCTTTATCAACGTGAGATTTCACGAGCAAACTTGGCTTGGATTTGGCGCGCAAAAGCAAAAGGGCGTGGATCTAGCTAAAAATGAGTGGATCTTTGTGCTTGACAGCGACGAGGTGATCACAAATGAGCTTCAAGATGAGATCATCAGTACGCTAAAAGAGCCAAAATTTATGGCTTACAACGTAGCTAGGCTAAATTTCTTCTTTGGCAAAGCGATCAAAAATATGGGACTCTATCCAGACTACACAGTGAGGCTTTTTAACAAAAATTTTGCCGGATTTGATGGCAGAGCCGTGCATGAAAAGGTCATTTTAAATGATGACTCACAAAAGCTTGGAGCGCTTAAAAATCACTTCTTGCATTATGCATATGAGAGCATCGAGCAGTTTATCGCTAAGCAAAATCGCTACTCAAGCATGGGCGCAAAAAAGAATTTATTTAAAGCTCTAACAAGCCCAGCGTGGACATTTTTTAAGCTTTATGTGCTAAAAGGCGGCTTTAAAGAGGGCTTTGCGGGCTATGTTATCGCTAGACTTTACGCTCAGTACACATTTTGGAAATATATAAAATGA